One Nocardioides dongkuii genomic window, TGAAGGACCTGCGCCAGGACCCGGTCGTGCTGCGCCGTCAGTACGCCGTGGACGCCGTCGAGCAGGCGGTGATCACGGGCGTCACCGAGCACGGCGACGACTTCGTGATCTCCGTCCAGGCCGACCGGACGGGCGGCGGCGTCACCAGGACGTCGCCAGCGGACGACCCTCGGTGAAGCCCGCGGCCGACTGGAGGCCGACGAGCGCCCGCTCGTGCAGCTCCTCCAGCGTGGCCGCGCCGGCGTAGGTGCACGCCGACCGCACCCCCGAGCAGATCTGGTCGATCAGGTCCTCCACCCCGGGCCGCTGCGGGTCGAGGTACATCCGCGAGGACGAGATGCCCTCCTCGTAGAGCCCCTTGCGCGCGCGGTCGTACGCCGACTCCTGCGAGGTGCGGTTCGCGACCGCCCGGGCCGAGGCCATGCCGAAGGACACCTTGTACGCGCGGCCGTCGGCGTCCTCGAGGAGGTCGCCGGGCGACTCGTGGGTGCCGGCGAACCAGGACCCGATCATCACGCTCGACGCGCCCGCGGCCAGTGCCAGCGCGACGTCGCGGGGGTGCCGCACCCCGCCGTCGGCCCACACGTGCCGGCCGAGCTCGCGGGCCGCGGCGGCGCACTCCCGGACGGCGGAGAACTGCGGGCGGCCGACGCCCGTCATCATCCGCGTCGTGCACATCGCGCCCGGGCCGACGCCGACCTTGACGATGTCGGCGCCCGCCTCGACGAGCGCGCGGGTGCCCTCCGCGGAGACCACGTTGCCGGCCGCGATCGGCACGCCGCCCGCGACCCGGCGCACCGCGGCGAGCGCGTCGAGCATCCGGTCCTGGTGGCCGTGCGCGGTGTCGACCACGAGGACGTCGACGCCCGCCTCGACGAGGCGCGCGGCCTTCTCGGCGACGTCGCCGTTGACCCCGACGGCGGCGGCGATCCGCAGCCCGCCCGACGCGTCGACCGCCGGGCGGTAGAGCGTCGCCCGCAAAGCGCCGGTGCGCGTCAGCACGCCGACCAGCCGCCCGGCGTCGTCGACGCCGACCGCCACCGGGGCGCGCGCGGCGTCCAGGGCGTCGAACGCCTTCCGCGGGTCGATGTCGGCGGGGACGACGACCTCCACGGGCCGCATCACCTGCTGGACCTGGGCGAAGCGGTCGACGTCGGCGCAGTCCTCGGCGGTCACCACGCCCACGGGGCAGCCGTCGGTCACCACCACGGCGACGCGGTGCGCCCGCTTCGGGATGAGCGCGAGCGCCTCCGCGACGGTCGCGTCCGGCGCCAGCTCGATCGGGGTGTCCAGGACCAGGTGCCGTCGCTTG contains:
- a CDS encoding GuaB1 family IMP dehydrogenase-related protein, which encodes MQFLDGATPPYDLTYDDVYMVPRHSAVASRYDVDLATSDGTGATLPIVVSNMTAIAGKRMAETVARRGGLVVIPQDIPVPVVADVVGWVKRRHLVLDTPIELAPDATVAEALALIPKRAHRVAVVVTDGCPVGVVTAEDCADVDRFAQVQQVMRPVEVVVPADIDPRKAFDALDAARAPVAVGVDDAGRLVGVLTRTGALRATLYRPAVDASGGLRIAAAVGVNGDVAEKAARLVEAGVDVLVVDTAHGHQDRMLDALAAVRRVAGGVPIAAGNVVSAEGTRALVEAGADIVKVGVGPGAMCTTRMMTGVGRPQFSAVRECAAAARELGRHVWADGGVRHPRDVALALAAGASSVMIGSWFAGTHESPGDLLEDADGRAYKVSFGMASARAVANRTSQESAYDRARKGLYEEGISSSRMYLDPQRPGVEDLIDQICSGVRSACTYAGAATLEELHERALVGLQSAAGFTEGRPLATSW